A window of Fictibacillus halophilus contains these coding sequences:
- a CDS encoding DUF2198 family protein encodes MLEYSVAALLPLCLQLLFNRVLFTKYLPLGITVVIMIFGFDGLNQPLPLQIVAVISTIVGFLLGLKIYNKQKRKVR; translated from the coding sequence ATGTTGGAGTATAGTGTCGCAGCTTTATTGCCTTTATGTTTACAGCTGCTTTTTAATAGAGTGTTGTTTACTAAATACTTACCTCTAGGGATTACTGTTGTTATTATGATTTTTGGTTTTGATGGGTTGAATCAACCTTTGCCTCTCCAAATCGTGGCCGTAATTTCTACGATCGTCGGCTTTTTACTGGGACTTAAAATTTATAACAAACAAAAACGAAAAGTAAGATAA
- a CDS encoding serine/threonine protein kinase, with the protein MITELWKGLQRALWDRPFNAGHHIHERYQIQEVLGMGSYGITYLAFDRHTDEMIVLKQLRNTKAKTTSGLLSFQRESQILGALQKHPVPKLLNTFQDEQGHFIAMEWIKGETFEDLIFRDNQTYNEKETIAILLELLNITGRFHEKGIIHRDLRIPNIIQRDKELIVIDFGLACYLSDKNREIEDPHDHPEKLRMRAVKVESDLFALGHFALFLLYSSYKPQLKKELSWEEELDISRSFKYVLRKMLQLDEPFHSTTDVQKALRSIKKAR; encoded by the coding sequence ATGATAACTGAACTTTGGAAAGGTCTGCAAAGAGCGTTATGGGACAGACCTTTTAATGCTGGCCACCACATTCATGAGCGATATCAAATTCAAGAAGTTCTAGGAATGGGTAGTTACGGTATTACGTATTTAGCATTTGATAGGCATACAGATGAGATGATCGTACTAAAGCAGCTTCGGAACACAAAAGCAAAGACCACATCAGGTCTTCTCTCTTTTCAAAGAGAGTCTCAGATTTTAGGGGCGCTTCAAAAACACCCTGTTCCGAAGCTTTTGAACACCTTTCAAGATGAACAAGGCCACTTTATCGCTATGGAGTGGATCAAGGGAGAAACATTTGAAGATCTGATTTTTCGTGACAATCAAACCTATAACGAAAAAGAAACAATCGCAATTTTGCTAGAGCTTTTAAACATTACTGGACGCTTTCATGAGAAAGGGATCATACATCGAGATCTTCGCATTCCAAATATCATACAACGTGATAAAGAACTAATCGTGATTGACTTTGGACTTGCTTGTTATTTATCAGACAAAAACCGAGAGATTGAAGATCCCCATGATCATCCTGAGAAACTTCGGATGCGTGCTGTCAAAGTGGAAAGCGATCTGTTTGCTCTCGGTCATTTTGCACTCTTTCTTCTTTACTCTTCTTACAAGCCTCAATTAAAAAAAGAGTTAAGCTGGGAAGAAGAATTAGACATCTCACGTTCCTTCAAATACGTTCTTCGGAAAATGCTCCAACTTGACGAGCCCTTTCATTCCACTACTGACGTTCAAAAAGCATTACGCTCTATAAAAAAAGCTCGGTAA
- a CDS encoding DUF2254 domain-containing protein translates to MFRLNLLDNYLKKYTRMSERELSHTVQSNMWFTPVLYVIFSILLVVVTLTTDLKYDLGNQMRLFFAVDYELTRNLVGTLTAATLTLTTFTFNLILVVFTTFSGQFSPRMLKNFIASKSTQRVLGIFTSSFIYMLLSFLFLNKRMAEYYFAVPFVAAIIAAFAMGTFIFFINHAVAWLQVNQMTYDMKNEALSIVKNTLEDEVDPYKVNDLTTVNSDICDKSGYTITAKKSGFIQLVDFISIMKEAKRDDIVIRLEYTIGSYVYATTPFLSYWKKGDNQIDEQKYLSLIKIGRRQTEVQDIEFSINKLVEVAIRSLGNNDPKTATNSIYQLGEVLTSISRCSVFSKYLVDNENNLRVVLQERDFSHYLYNGFGYIRHYAKDNVLVCTEILKVLDLMAKSLNKRDYNAVWEFGVLTASGLENHFLFALDYQQFHRALQNLSVTTKHEKEYEEFLLKSKHP, encoded by the coding sequence ATGTTTAGATTGAACCTGTTAGACAATTATTTAAAGAAATACACAAGAATGTCCGAGAGGGAATTATCACATACTGTGCAATCGAATATGTGGTTTACTCCCGTGCTTTACGTTATTTTTTCTATACTATTAGTAGTTGTTACTTTAACAACTGACTTAAAATATGATTTAGGAAATCAAATGCGTCTTTTTTTTGCAGTTGATTATGAACTTACACGAAATTTAGTAGGAACTCTTACCGCTGCCACTCTAACTCTTACCACCTTTACCTTTAACTTGATTCTTGTTGTGTTTACAACCTTTTCTGGACAGTTTTCTCCTCGTATGCTGAAGAACTTTATAGCTAGTAAATCAACTCAGCGTGTTCTAGGGATATTTACATCAAGTTTCATCTATATGTTGTTGAGTTTTTTATTTTTGAATAAAAGAATGGCTGAATACTATTTCGCTGTTCCTTTTGTGGCAGCGATCATTGCAGCTTTTGCGATGGGAACGTTTATCTTTTTTATCAATCATGCTGTGGCGTGGCTTCAAGTGAACCAGATGACTTATGATATGAAGAATGAAGCGTTATCGATTGTGAAGAACACGCTGGAGGATGAAGTTGATCCTTATAAAGTGAACGACTTAACGACGGTGAACAGTGATATTTGTGATAAGAGCGGTTATACGATTACGGCTAAAAAGTCCGGATTTATTCAACTCGTTGATTTCATCTCGATCATGAAAGAAGCTAAGCGTGATGATATTGTCATACGATTAGAGTACACGATTGGTAGCTATGTTTACGCCACAACACCATTCCTATCTTATTGGAAAAAAGGAGACAATCAAATAGATGAACAAAAATATCTGTCACTCATCAAGATTGGGAGAAGGCAAACTGAAGTACAAGATATTGAATTTAGTATCAATAAACTAGTAGAAGTTGCAATCCGTTCACTTGGAAATAACGATCCGAAAACGGCAACGAACTCGATCTATCAACTTGGAGAGGTTCTCACATCTATTTCACGATGCTCCGTATTTTCAAAGTATTTAGTAGACAATGAAAACAATCTGCGGGTTGTTTTACAAGAAAGAGATTTTAGCCACTACTTATATAATGGATTTGGGTACATCCGACACTATGCCAAAGACAACGTGTTAGTTTGTACAGAAATACTGAAAGTCTTAGATTTGATGGCAAAATCTTTAAATAAGCGTGATTATAATGCAGTTTGGGAATTTGGCGTACTAACTGCAAGTGGGTTAGAGAATCATTTCTTATTTGCTTTAGACTATCAGCAATTTCACCGAGCTTTGCAAAATCTTTCCGTAACAACAAAACATGAAAAAGAATATGAAGAGTTCTTGCTGAAAAGTAAACATCCTTAA
- a CDS encoding GNAT family N-acetyltransferase produces MFGQYAYLDNYWQESRRFPYLIEREGKLAGFVLVSEIHEANDQYWSISEFFIMKKFRLGGLGKLAAHQIFEKHIGNWQVSQIKPNKPAQTFWIKVIGEYSGEHYKERNEDERVIQSFCNKIMKK; encoded by the coding sequence ATGTTTGGTCAGTATGCTTATTTAGATAACTATTGGCAAGAAAGTCGGCGTTTTCCTTATCTGATCGAAAGAGAAGGCAAACTAGCAGGGTTTGTATTAGTAAGTGAAATACATGAGGCAAACGATCAATATTGGTCGATCTCTGAATTTTTTATCATGAAAAAGTTCAGGCTTGGAGGTTTAGGGAAACTTGCTGCTCATCAAATCTTCGAAAAACATATAGGGAATTGGCAAGTATCTCAAATAAAACCGAACAAACCTGCACAGACGTTTTGGATAAAAGTGATAGGTGAATACAGTGGGGAGCATTACAAAGAGCGGAACGAAGATGAACGAGTCATCCAATCGTTTTGCAATAAAATAATGAAGAAATGA
- a CDS encoding MGMT family protein translates to MEPFTENVIKVIKSIPSGHVMSYGQIARVAGNPRSARQVVRILHSMSKKHDLPWHRVINAKGEIGFQDEELFFTQKSRLEREGVQFKGKNRVDIEAYRYSPVCEDSM, encoded by the coding sequence ATGGAACCATTTACTGAGAATGTCATTAAAGTCATTAAAAGCATACCGAGCGGCCACGTCATGTCTTACGGACAGATTGCCCGTGTGGCTGGCAATCCCAGGAGTGCTCGACAAGTCGTACGTATCCTTCACTCTATGAGTAAAAAACATGATCTGCCTTGGCATCGGGTTATAAATGCAAAAGGTGAGATCGGCTTTCAAGATGAAGAATTGTTTTTTACACAAAAGTCACGATTGGAAAGGGAAGGCGTCCAATTTAAAGGGAAAAATAGAGTGGACATCGAAGCTTACAGATATTCGCCAGTTTGCGAGGATAGTATGTAA
- a CDS encoding ABC-F family ATP-binding cassette domain-containing protein yields the protein MITVTNVGLRYGDRKLFEDVNIKFTPGNCYGLIGANGAGKSTFLKILSGEIEAQTGDVHMTPGERLAVLKQNHFEYEDQEVMQTVIMGHARLYEVMQEKDAIYMKADFSDEDGIRAAELEGEFAELNGWEAESEAAILLKGLGIKEDLHTKKLAELTGSEKVKVLLAQALFGKPDVLLLDEPTNNLDLQAIQWLEDFLINFENTVIVVSHDRHFLNKVCTHMADLDFGKIQIYVGNYDFWYESSQLALRMAQDQNKKKEEKIKELQAFVARFSANASKSKQATSRKKLLDKISLDDIRPSSRKYPYVNFGINREIGNDLLRVDGLTKTIDGVKVLDNVSFIMNKDDKIAFVGKEEIAITTLFKILMGEMEADSGTYKWGVTTSQAYFPRDNSKYFDGSEQTLVDWLRQYSPEDQTESFLRGFLGRMLFSGEEVMKKPSVLSGGEKVRCMLSKMMLSGSNVLIMDDPTNHLDLESITALNNGLISYKGSLMFTSHDHQFVETIANRIIEITPKGILDKQMSYDEYLANDELKKQRQLMYQ from the coding sequence ATGATTACAGTAACTAACGTTGGTCTTCGCTATGGCGACCGCAAGCTGTTTGAAGACGTTAATATAAAGTTTACACCAGGAAACTGCTACGGTTTAATTGGTGCGAACGGTGCGGGTAAATCTACATTCTTAAAAATTCTTTCAGGTGAGATCGAAGCACAAACAGGTGACGTTCACATGACGCCAGGCGAGCGTCTAGCCGTATTGAAGCAGAACCACTTTGAGTATGAAGATCAAGAGGTTATGCAAACAGTTATTATGGGTCACGCACGTCTTTATGAAGTGATGCAAGAGAAAGACGCAATCTATATGAAAGCTGACTTCTCAGACGAAGACGGAATCCGTGCAGCTGAACTAGAAGGAGAGTTTGCAGAACTTAACGGTTGGGAAGCAGAATCTGAAGCAGCGATCCTTCTGAAAGGTCTTGGAATTAAAGAAGATCTTCACACGAAGAAACTAGCTGAACTAACAGGATCTGAAAAAGTAAAAGTATTGCTTGCTCAAGCTCTTTTCGGTAAGCCAGACGTTCTTCTTTTGGATGAGCCGACGAACAACTTAGATCTTCAAGCGATCCAGTGGCTAGAAGATTTCTTGATCAATTTTGAGAACACCGTCATCGTTGTATCCCATGACCGTCACTTCTTAAACAAAGTATGTACGCACATGGCTGACCTTGATTTTGGTAAGATTCAGATCTATGTAGGGAACTACGATTTCTGGTATGAGTCTTCTCAATTAGCGCTTCGTATGGCACAAGATCAAAACAAGAAAAAAGAAGAAAAGATTAAAGAACTTCAAGCTTTCGTTGCGCGATTTAGTGCGAATGCATCTAAATCAAAACAAGCTACTTCACGTAAGAAGTTATTAGATAAAATCTCTCTAGATGATATCCGACCTTCTTCTCGTAAATATCCGTATGTGAATTTTGGCATCAACCGTGAGATCGGTAATGACCTTCTTCGTGTTGACGGTCTAACAAAAACGATCGATGGCGTAAAAGTACTTGATAACGTGAGCTTTATCATGAACAAAGACGACAAGATTGCTTTTGTAGGTAAAGAAGAGATCGCCATCACAACTTTATTCAAAATCTTAATGGGTGAGATGGAAGCGGATAGTGGAACATACAAATGGGGTGTAACAACGTCTCAAGCGTACTTCCCACGCGATAACTCGAAGTACTTTGACGGAAGTGAGCAGACTCTTGTTGATTGGCTTCGTCAATATTCTCCTGAAGATCAAACAGAGAGCTTCCTTCGCGGATTCTTAGGACGTATGCTCTTCTCAGGTGAAGAAGTAATGAAGAAGCCGTCTGTATTATCTGGAGGAGAGAAAGTTCGTTGTATGCTTTCTAAGATGATGCTCAGCGGATCAAACGTATTGATCATGGATGACCCTACGAATCACTTGGATCTAGAGTCCATTACAGCGTTGAACAACGGATTGATCAGCTACAAAGGTTCATTGATGTTCACATCACATGACCATCAGTTCGTTGAAACGATTGCGAACCGTATCATCGAGATCACGCCTAAAGGAATTCTTGATAAGCAAATGTCTTATGATGAGTACTTGGCAAATGACGAGTTGAAGAAGCAACGTCAATTAATGTATCAATAA
- a CDS encoding TRAP transporter permease, with protein sequence MEKYDPEAGFRKLKGALYWITLIGLVAFSLFQLYTAIFGVLPAQLQRTIHLGFALTLIFLLFPASKKKTEKKPLFQVAWYDMILAVLSIAVGSYWYIFMDDLVMRVGRLTTQDFIIGALAILLVLEATRRVVGLPITIIAGLFLVYAYMGPYMPGFLEHKGLTIERIVRTMFFTTEGILGTPLAVSSTYIFLFLLFGAFLVKTGVGEYFNDLSIVIAGRRVGGPAKVAIFSSALQGTISGSSVANVVTSGAFTIPMMKRLGYDKNFAGAVEAASSTGGQIMPPVMGAAAFLMVEFIGGGITYWDIAKAAAIPAILYFAGIWIMTHFEAKRIGLRGLSREEMPETKRVIKQVYLLIPIVVVIVLLMNGVSVTKSALWSIVSAIAVGMFNKQTRMGPKLFIEALADGARTALGVAAATAAAGMIVGVVTVTGVGLKMANGLLELSGGYLIPTLILTMIASLVLGMGSPTTANYVITSTIAAPAILLFGVPDLSAHMFVFYFGIIADITPPVALAAFAAAGVSGGEPIRTGIISSKLAIAAFIIPYIFVISPQLMLIDTTWTEAIWVISTAFVGMIAIGAGMIGYWMRALSWLERIAAVVIGFLLIYPEGIYSAIGLAAFALMLGSQYWLLKKDNTQAPSSPAV encoded by the coding sequence ATGGAAAAGTACGATCCAGAAGCAGGTTTTCGTAAATTAAAAGGTGCACTATATTGGATAACATTGATTGGCCTTGTTGCTTTTTCGTTATTTCAGCTTTACACAGCGATTTTCGGTGTTCTACCTGCACAGCTGCAAAGGACCATTCATTTAGGTTTTGCACTTACTTTAATCTTTTTGTTGTTTCCTGCTTCAAAAAAGAAGACAGAAAAAAAGCCGCTTTTTCAAGTTGCTTGGTATGACATGATTCTTGCTGTTTTATCTATAGCGGTAGGATCTTATTGGTACATATTTATGGATGACCTAGTCATGAGAGTAGGAAGATTAACGACTCAAGATTTCATCATTGGTGCACTTGCCATTTTGCTTGTTCTAGAGGCAACAAGACGTGTCGTTGGTCTCCCAATAACGATTATAGCGGGTCTATTCCTTGTCTACGCGTATATGGGACCTTATATGCCGGGATTTTTAGAGCACAAAGGTTTGACGATCGAACGTATCGTAAGAACGATGTTTTTCACAACAGAAGGTATTTTAGGAACACCGCTAGCGGTTTCGTCCACATATATTTTTCTGTTCCTATTATTTGGAGCTTTTCTCGTTAAAACAGGGGTAGGGGAATATTTCAATGATTTATCCATCGTCATTGCAGGAAGACGTGTCGGCGGTCCTGCTAAGGTAGCCATTTTCTCAAGTGCTCTTCAAGGGACGATCAGTGGAAGTTCGGTTGCTAACGTTGTAACTTCAGGGGCTTTTACGATTCCGATGATGAAACGTTTAGGTTATGATAAAAACTTTGCAGGAGCGGTAGAGGCAGCTTCTTCAACAGGTGGACAGATCATGCCGCCAGTCATGGGTGCAGCAGCGTTTCTAATGGTTGAATTTATCGGCGGTGGTATCACGTATTGGGATATCGCTAAAGCTGCAGCCATCCCTGCCATTTTATATTTTGCAGGAATTTGGATCATGACGCATTTTGAAGCAAAACGCATCGGGCTTAGAGGGTTATCACGTGAAGAGATGCCTGAAACGAAAAGAGTCATCAAGCAAGTCTATCTGTTGATTCCAATCGTTGTGGTTATTGTTCTTTTAATGAATGGCGTTAGTGTTACAAAATCAGCACTATGGTCCATCGTGAGTGCGATCGCCGTGGGCATGTTCAATAAGCAAACTCGTATGGGGCCAAAGCTCTTTATTGAAGCATTAGCCGATGGGGCAAGAACGGCGCTTGGTGTTGCAGCGGCTACAGCAGCGGCAGGTATGATCGTCGGGGTTGTTACCGTAACGGGTGTAGGTCTTAAGATGGCGAATGGTTTGCTAGAGTTGTCAGGTGGTTATCTCATTCCAACCTTGATCTTAACGATGATTGCATCACTTGTACTTGGTATGGGATCACCAACAACGGCGAACTATGTGATTACGTCAACGATCGCGGCACCAGCCATTTTGTTATTCGGTGTTCCTGATCTGTCGGCTCACATGTTTGTGTTCTATTTTGGAATCATTGCGGATATTACACCTCCTGTAGCACTTGCAGCATTTGCAGCGGCTGGGGTTTCGGGTGGTGAACCGATACGAACCGGAATCATATCATCAAAGCTAGCCATTGCGGCGTTTATTATTCCGTATATTTTCGTTATCTCACCACAGCTCATGTTGATTGATACAACTTGGACAGAAGCGATCTGGGTGATCTCGACTGCATTTGTCGGTATGATTGCAATTGGGGCAGGAATGATCGGATATTGGATGCGTGCTCTTTCTTGGTTAGAAAGGATAGCAGCGGTTGTGATTGGATTCTTGCTGATCTATCCAGAAGGCATCTACAGCGCGATCGGTCTTGCAGCGTTCGCTTTAATGCTTGGAAGTCAGTATTGGCTTTTGAAAAAAGACAATACACAAGCACCATCTTCACCAGCGGTTTAA
- a CDS encoding DUF1850 domain-containing protein, with product MKRMIISILILVALALVSMVPFFNAVVIEEGKTGKTLAFFKAKHGSEFSIEYIHSIHKTPVREIYQVHNEEIMQTEMRFQEFGVGMPSGAADGEVFTHKGKNYILSNMKRTFPSLDIRIGQIIANHTLLLKDNEYPFSAFSEKGSWVSLKTEKLNFWQWVIGGKKLG from the coding sequence ATGAAGCGAATGATTATCAGCATACTGATCTTAGTGGCTTTAGCATTGGTATCAATGGTGCCATTTTTTAACGCAGTAGTCATTGAAGAAGGTAAAACAGGTAAAACGTTAGCCTTCTTTAAAGCGAAGCATGGTAGTGAATTCAGTATTGAATACATACACTCTATTCATAAAACACCAGTTCGCGAAATCTATCAAGTTCATAATGAAGAGATCATGCAAACTGAAATGAGGTTTCAAGAATTTGGGGTGGGTATGCCATCTGGTGCAGCAGATGGTGAAGTGTTTACACACAAAGGTAAGAACTATATTTTATCCAACATGAAAAGAACGTTTCCGTCATTAGATATTCGAATCGGACAAATTATAGCGAATCATACACTTCTTCTTAAAGATAATGAATATCCCTTTTCTGCTTTTAGTGAGAAAGGATCTTGGGTTTCATTAAAAACAGAAAAGTTGAATTTCTGGCAATGGGTGATAGGAGGGAAAAAACTTGGATAA
- a CDS encoding TAXI family TRAP transporter solute-binding subunit translates to MKKGIALFFVLILAFSLAACGQKIETPSEKKESGDKSASLNLDQISIVTGGTGGTYYPLGGEMAKIVKDELDVEANSQASGASVENMQLLQDGDADVAFTQTDIASYAVEGKEMFEGKVDQVTGIGTLYPETIQIVTLKDSGIKSVEDLKGKKVSVGAPGSGTFANAEQILKIHGMTMKDIDAQHLSFDESAESIQDKNIQAAFITAGTPTGAVEALSATNPVTIVPIADEKIKELIEAHPYYIEDTVKSGTYKLEADVKTVAVLSMLTVRKDMEDDAVYAITKAIFENTDKISHAKGELISPEKAVEGMGIDFHPGAKKYFEEKGILK, encoded by the coding sequence ATGAAAAAGGGAATTGCATTATTTTTCGTACTGATTCTTGCATTTTCACTAGCAGCATGTGGTCAAAAAATTGAGACTCCATCTGAAAAGAAAGAATCTGGTGACAAAAGCGCTTCATTAAATCTTGATCAAATCAGTATTGTAACAGGTGGGACAGGCGGTACATATTATCCACTAGGTGGAGAGATGGCAAAGATTGTGAAAGATGAGCTTGATGTTGAAGCAAACTCTCAAGCTTCAGGTGCATCTGTTGAGAACATGCAGTTACTTCAAGATGGTGATGCTGATGTAGCGTTCACTCAAACAGATATCGCTAGCTATGCAGTAGAAGGCAAGGAAATGTTTGAAGGAAAAGTTGATCAAGTTACAGGAATCGGGACATTATATCCTGAAACCATCCAGATCGTTACATTAAAAGATAGCGGGATTAAGAGTGTTGAAGACCTAAAAGGCAAAAAGGTGTCAGTAGGAGCACCAGGTAGTGGAACATTTGCGAATGCTGAACAAATTCTAAAGATTCACGGTATGACGATGAAAGACATTGATGCACAGCATCTATCCTTTGATGAGTCTGCTGAAAGCATACAAGATAAAAATATCCAAGCGGCATTTATAACAGCAGGAACACCAACAGGTGCAGTAGAAGCATTATCTGCAACAAACCCTGTGACAATTGTACCGATTGCTGACGAAAAGATTAAAGAACTGATTGAAGCTCACCCGTATTACATTGAGGATACCGTTAAAAGTGGTACGTATAAGCTCGAGGCTGACGTGAAAACGGTGGCAGTTCTATCCATGCTTACAGTTCGTAAAGACATGGAAGACGATGCAGTTTACGCGATCACAAAGGCAATCTTTGAGAACACAGATAAGATCAGTCACGCAAAAGGAGAACTTATCTCACCTGAAAAGGCGGTAGAAGGTATGGGAATCGACTTCCATCCTGGAGCTAAAAAGTACTTTGAAGAAAAAGGAATTTTAAAATAA
- a CDS encoding Dps family protein has translation MNTIQEVLNRQVANWNVLFVKLHNYHWYVKGPHFFTLHEKFEELYNEAATNIDELAERLLVLKGTPVATMKEYLELATVEEAKSNETAEAMVQSIINDFEHLIAEIKEGMEVTEREGDEVTHDMLLSVRESLAKHNWMLRAFVS, from the coding sequence ATGAACACCATTCAAGAGGTATTAAACCGCCAAGTTGCCAACTGGAATGTATTGTTTGTAAAACTACACAACTATCATTGGTATGTAAAAGGACCTCACTTTTTCACACTTCATGAAAAGTTTGAAGAGCTTTACAACGAAGCGGCAACGAACATTGACGAATTAGCTGAGCGACTGCTCGTTCTAAAAGGTACACCGGTTGCGACGATGAAAGAGTATTTAGAGTTGGCTACCGTTGAAGAAGCTAAGAGTAACGAAACAGCAGAAGCGATGGTTCAAAGCATCATTAACGACTTTGAACATCTGATCGCTGAGATTAAAGAAGGAATGGAAGTAACCGAGCGTGAAGGTGATGAAGTAACGCACGACATGTTATTATCTGTTCGTGAAAGCTTAGCTAAACATAATTGGATGCTACGTGCATTCGTAAGCTGA
- a CDS encoding TlpA family protein disulfide reductase, which translates to MKLREQMPELDGATTWLNEEVTKEELVGEKATLIHFWSVSCGLCKEAMPDVNELRDEYEDDLNVVAVHMPRSENDLDMSVIEQMAIGHDITQPIYVDSEHKLTDAFENKYVPAYYVFDKEGKLRHFQAGGSGMDMLRKRLNRVLNEETK; encoded by the coding sequence ATGAAATTACGTGAACAAATGCCTGAACTTGATGGTGCTACAACTTGGTTGAATGAAGAAGTAACAAAAGAAGAATTGGTTGGAGAAAAAGCAACCTTAATCCACTTCTGGTCCGTAAGCTGTGGCTTGTGTAAAGAAGCGATGCCTGATGTTAACGAGCTTCGCGATGAGTATGAAGATGACCTAAACGTGGTTGCCGTACACATGCCTCGCTCAGAAAATGATCTAGACATGAGTGTTATCGAACAGATGGCGATTGGGCATGATATTACACAGCCGATCTATGTAGACAGCGAGCATAAATTAACCGATGCTTTTGAAAACAAATATGTACCTGCGTACTATGTGTTTGATAAAGAAGGAAAGCTTCGTCACTTCCAAGCTGGTGGAAGCGGAATGGACATGCTTCGCAAACGATTGAATCGTGTATTAAACGAAGAAACAAAATAA
- a CDS encoding peroxiredoxin yields MAERMVGKQAPRFEMEAIMPNKETKKVSLEKNMEEGKWTVLFFYPMDFTFVCPTEITALSDRYSEFEDLDAEVIGVSTDTVHTHLAWINTSRDDNGLGELNYPLAADTNHRVSRDYGVLIEEEGVALRGMFIINPEGEMMYQVVFHNNIGRDADETLRVLQALQTGGLCPANWKPGQKTL; encoded by the coding sequence ATGGCAGAACGTATGGTAGGAAAACAAGCACCTCGCTTTGAGATGGAAGCGATCATGCCGAACAAAGAAACGAAAAAAGTAAGTTTAGAAAAGAACATGGAAGAAGGAAAATGGACGGTTCTTTTCTTCTATCCAATGGATTTCACTTTCGTATGTCCGACTGAAATCACAGCATTATCAGATAGATATAGTGAATTTGAAGACTTAGATGCCGAGGTAATCGGGGTTTCAACAGACACCGTTCACACGCATTTAGCGTGGATCAACACGAGTCGTGATGATAATGGACTCGGAGAATTAAATTACCCTCTCGCTGCTGACACAAATCACCGTGTATCGCGTGATTATGGTGTTCTGATCGAAGAAGAAGGTGTTGCACTTCGAGGAATGTTTATCATCAATCCTGAAGGTGAGATGATGTACCAAGTTGTCTTCCACAACAATATCGGCCGTGATGCTGATGAAACATTGCGTGTGCTTCAAGCGTTACAAACAGGCGGACTTTGCCCAGCAAACTGGAAGCCAGGGCAAAAGACACTATAA
- a CDS encoding TVP38/TMEM64 family protein: MKKSTLVKITVILLIVMFLFALNHFVFKITPISLRDWVLSFGMVAPIVYIIVNVIRPFTLFPISVLSLAGGLAFGVVWGTVYTVFSATIGAILSFYIAKHLGARWIKQKTDSPSRIEKWQNQLKEKGFVYIFLLRIIPVLNFDVVSYVAGISKLKLRSYILATMLGVLPGTLAYNLLGDSFIKGNGTIIAVAIGLVLFVACIPLLMKNKQMITSQIHQHKEDNA, translated from the coding sequence ATGAAAAAAAGCACATTGGTGAAGATCACAGTAATCTTATTGATTGTCATGTTTCTGTTTGCTCTAAACCATTTTGTTTTTAAAATTACCCCTATATCTTTGCGTGATTGGGTACTATCCTTTGGAATGGTCGCACCTATCGTTTATATCATTGTAAATGTAATCCGTCCCTTTACATTATTTCCGATCTCTGTTCTTTCACTGGCAGGCGGTTTGGCTTTTGGCGTAGTATGGGGTACTGTATATACGGTGTTTTCAGCGACAATTGGTGCCATTTTATCCTTTTACATCGCTAAACATCTTGGTGCGAGATGGATTAAACAAAAAACAGATTCACCTTCAAGAATTGAGAAATGGCAGAATCAACTGAAGGAAAAAGGATTCGTTTATATTTTTTTATTAAGAATCATTCCGGTATTGAATTTTGATGTGGTTAGCTATGTTGCTGGAATCTCTAAGCTAAAACTCCGATCATACATTCTAGCAACAATGCTTGGCGTCTTACCTGGAACACTCGCTTACAACTTGTTAGGCGACAGTTTTATCAAAGGTAATGGAACAATCATTGCGGTCGCAATCGGTTTAGTACTATTTGTAGCTTGTATACCGCTGCTCATGAAAAATAAACAAATGATTACCAGTCAAATTCACCAACATAAAGAAGATAATGCGTAA